One genomic segment of Clostridium estertheticum subsp. estertheticum includes these proteins:
- a CDS encoding ATP-binding protein, with protein sequence MEALSRIMNRVQQKTTTSQSIPDKYKCDKCKDTSWIQGENGLKRCQCYKLEIVKRRWKKFGVNPDDVKSVKEYEVNTSIRVDARNKAVRYVKEFDAIKEQRNSSVAFLGQPGAGKTHLALAIGKALLERKDHVEVIYMPYLEATRELKANAMDEENYNKMQSKYITCELLIIDDLFKDKVKKGKLIGELKETDMKHIYPIVNQRYVNHKPTIYNSECNANMLLDLDEALGGRIIESCKDNIIIFKYCKENNHRLEGV encoded by the coding sequence ATGGAAGCTCTAAGCAGAATAATGAATCGAGTTCAACAGAAGACTACGACTTCTCAAAGTATACCGGATAAATACAAATGTGATAAATGCAAAGATACAAGTTGGATACAAGGAGAAAATGGCCTTAAAAGATGCCAATGTTATAAATTGGAGATTGTAAAAAGACGTTGGAAAAAGTTTGGTGTTAATCCTGATGATGTTAAATCAGTTAAAGAATATGAAGTTAATACAAGCATAAGAGTGGATGCAAGAAACAAGGCGGTTAGATACGTTAAAGAATTTGATGCCATAAAAGAACAAAGGAATAGTAGTGTAGCATTTTTAGGACAGCCAGGAGCAGGTAAAACACATTTAGCACTGGCAATAGGAAAAGCACTATTAGAAAGAAAAGATCATGTAGAAGTTATATATATGCCATATTTAGAAGCAACTAGAGAACTTAAAGCTAATGCAATGGATGAAGAAAATTATAATAAAATGCAATCTAAATATATTACATGTGAGTTATTGATAATTGATGATTTGTTCAAAGATAAAGTTAAAAAAGGAAAACTTATCGGAGAATTAAAAGAAACGGATATGAAACATATATATCCTATAGTGAATCAAAGGTACGTTAACCATAAACCAACTATTTACAATTCAGAGTGTAATGCAAATATGTTACTGGACCTAGACGAAGCACTCGGTGGCAGAATAATTGAGAGCTGCAAAGATAATATAATAATTTTTAAATACTGTAAAGAAAATAACCACAGACTAGAAGGTGTCTAA
- a CDS encoding tyrosine-type recombinase/integrase — MIKRPAKPILESKYERFKYRLEEISNTWSERNLTLFLLGIATGYRLQDLVDLTIAGIKEALSNKQFEIQEKKQYRAWKTYIKNNPRSLKKVPPKRKHGIEPQLETILKKYIKGKKSSEYAFPSQKGDNSNYLRAQSYSDILKKVAEDKEINLKNITGHSLRKTYARRLYEATNDIEYVRIALGHLSIEVTKKYLGLDDEVKEGAAKIAARKL, encoded by the coding sequence ATGATAAAAAGACCTGCAAAGCCTATATTAGAGAGCAAATATGAAAGATTTAAATATAGATTAGAAGAAATTAGTAATACATGGTCCGAAAGAAACCTAACATTGTTTTTATTAGGAATTGCAACAGGATATAGATTACAGGACCTAGTTGATTTAACTATTGCTGGGATAAAAGAAGCATTAAGTAATAAACAATTTGAAATTCAAGAAAAAAAACAATACAGGGCATGGAAAACATATATTAAAAATAATCCTAGATCATTAAAAAAGGTTCCTCCAAAGAGAAAACATGGTATAGAACCTCAATTAGAAACTATTCTTAAAAAATATATTAAGGGTAAGAAAAGTAGTGAATATGCTTTCCCATCGCAAAAAGGTGATAACAGCAATTATTTAAGAGCTCAATCTTATTCAGACATATTGAAAAAGGTTGCTGAGGATAAAGAAATTAATCTTAAAAACATAACTGGACATAGTTTACGTAAAACTTATGCAAGGCGATTATATGAAGCCACAAACGATATTGAGTATGTAAGAATTGCGTTAGGACATTTAAGTATTGAAGTTACAAAGAAATATTTAGGGTTAGATGATGAAGTAAAAGAGGGTGCAGCAAAGATAGCTGCTAGAAAATTATAA
- a CDS encoding single-stranded DNA-binding protein — MNKVVIVGRLTKDPELKFAQGTGTAVATFTVAVNRRFKREGQPDADFIPVVVFGKQAEATANYMSKGKLLSVSGNIQTRNYEAKDGNRRYVTEVIADEVDFLEWGGKPGSKPAENKETNIEDVTPIEDGEIPF, encoded by the coding sequence ATGAATAAAGTTGTAATAGTTGGAAGATTAACAAAGGATCCTGAACTTAAGTTTGCTCAGGGAACTGGAACAGCAGTAGCAACATTCACAGTAGCGGTTAATAGGAGATTTAAAAGAGAAGGTCAACCTGATGCTGACTTCATACCAGTAGTAGTGTTTGGTAAACAAGCAGAAGCAACAGCTAACTATATGAGCAAAGGTAAACTGCTAAGTGTATCTGGAAACATTCAAACTAGAAATTATGAAGCTAAAGATGGAAATAGAAGATATGTTACTGAGGTTATTGCTGATGAAGTTGACTTCCTTGAATGGGGAGGTAAACCAGGTAGTAAACCAGCTGAAAATAAAGAAACAAATATTGAAGATGTAACACCTATAGAAGATGGCGAAATACCATTCTAA
- a CDS encoding sigma-70 family RNA polymerase sigma factor: protein MVIIYAINTYKDLCIEIDIANMNISRLKNEKKSLEGLLKAPGELKAQTYSDMPHGSMNFTTLERVIPSINKLEVRLEREELMLKGMLEQKELMNIKLKSLTGIEYKIVKLKDVDDLNYIQISQRLNISKSKVERTMAKIKKERKLKNK from the coding sequence ATGGTTATTATTTACGCAATTAATACTTATAAAGACTTATGTATAGAAATAGATATAGCAAACATGAACATATCAAGGCTTAAGAATGAGAAAAAAAGCTTAGAAGGTTTACTTAAAGCACCAGGCGAACTCAAAGCGCAAACTTATTCAGATATGCCACATGGTTCAATGAATTTTACAACATTAGAAAGAGTTATACCAAGTATTAATAAGCTAGAAGTAAGGTTAGAAAGAGAAGAATTGATGTTAAAAGGTATGTTAGAACAAAAGGAACTAATGAATATTAAATTAAAGTCGTTAACAGGTATAGAATATAAAATTGTTAAGCTAAAAGATGTTGATGATTTAAATTATATACAAATATCACAAAGATTAAATATAAGTAAAAGCAAAGTAGAAAGAACTATGGCTAAAATTAAAAAAGAAAGAAAATTAAAAAATAAATAA
- a CDS encoding dATP/dGTP diphosphohydrolase domain-containing protein, producing the protein MVIKKEETIKDSGERTEFSTGAVRDMHIGKGRYDLLPWDAIHELAIHCEDGALKYGERNCEKGIPLHSLLDSATRHLSCYLRGQKEEKHLRAAMWNVAMAIEMELKHKELQDIPARLE; encoded by the coding sequence ATGGTAATAAAAAAAGAAGAAACTATAAAGGATAGTGGAGAAAGAACAGAGTTTAGTACTGGTGCAGTAAGAGACATGCACATAGGTAAAGGCAGATATGACTTATTGCCTTGGGATGCCATACATGAATTAGCAATTCATTGTGAAGATGGAGCTTTAAAGTATGGTGAAAGAAATTGTGAAAAGGGTATTCCACTACACAGCCTACTGGATTCAGCCACTAGACATTTAAGCTGCTATTTAAGAGGACAGAAAGAAGAAAAACACCTTAGAGCGGCAATGTGGAATGTAGCTATGGCCATAGAAATGGAATTGAAACATAAAGAGTTGCAAGATATACCAGCGAGGTTGGAATAA
- a CDS encoding Xaa-His dipeptidase: MGRNNMDEELESQLKLIVSMVKDGCSDKEIVGKLGISPSTWKRKKAQNKIIKDALDEILDNRNYEVEESLFKCCNGYFYYEEVVTKVKEEVVGENDIVLTKEDVKISKVKKYKAADIVAIKYWLNNKKKVVWKDDPHKVANDKKITGLKAIEVNAKVGEI, translated from the coding sequence GTGGGAAGAAACAATATGGATGAAGAACTAGAAAGCCAGCTAAAGCTTATTGTATCTATGGTTAAGGATGGTTGTAGTGATAAAGAAATAGTGGGAAAGTTAGGAATTTCGCCCTCAACATGGAAACGTAAAAAGGCTCAAAATAAAATAATCAAGGATGCATTGGATGAAATCTTAGATAATAGAAACTATGAAGTAGAAGAATCTTTATTTAAATGTTGTAATGGTTATTTTTATTATGAAGAAGTAGTTACAAAAGTTAAAGAAGAAGTAGTTGGAGAAAATGATATAGTGCTTACAAAAGAAGATGTTAAGATATCTAAAGTTAAAAAGTATAAAGCGGCTGATATAGTAGCAATAAAGTATTGGCTTAATAATAAAAAGAAGGTTGTTTGGAAAGATGATCCTCATAAAGTTGCTAATGATAAGAAGATTACTGGACTTAAGGCAATAGAAGTTAATGCCAAAGTTGGTGAGATATAA
- a CDS encoding phage replisome organizer N-terminal domain-containing protein: MNNAKKYYWLKLKEDFFRQKEIKKLRKIAGGDTYTIIYLKMQLLSLKKEGRLYFEGIEDNFSAEIALEIDEEFENVQVTIMYLVKFGLLEELNENEYLMKNATLSIGNETQGAERVRRFREKEKLLLCNAPVTKCNTEIREKRKELDIELEIELDKKKKPTTKHSLNLLISDYTNNEELKNTIINFIEMRKAVKAAPTNKALTLILNKLNKLANNDNDKIAIVEQSIMNSWKGIFEIKEGKYGSSKQNNESSSTEDYDFSKYTG, translated from the coding sequence ATGAATAATGCTAAGAAATATTACTGGCTTAAGTTAAAAGAAGATTTCTTTAGGCAAAAGGAAATAAAAAAGCTAAGAAAAATTGCTGGTGGTGATACTTATACAATTATATATTTAAAAATGCAGCTGCTAAGTTTAAAAAAAGAAGGCAGATTATATTTTGAAGGTATAGAAGATAATTTTTCAGCAGAAATAGCACTAGAAATTGATGAAGAATTTGAAAATGTACAAGTTACAATAATGTATTTAGTTAAATTTGGATTATTAGAAGAATTGAATGAAAATGAGTATTTAATGAAAAATGCAACATTAAGTATAGGGAATGAAACACAAGGAGCTGAAAGGGTTAGAAGGTTCAGAGAAAAGGAAAAACTGTTACTTTGTAACGCACCAGTAACAAAATGTAACACAGAGATAAGAGAGAAGAGAAAAGAGTTAGATATAGAGTTAGAGATAGAGTTAGATAAAAAGAAGAAGCCAACAACAAAACATAGTCTTAATTTATTAATATCTGACTATACAAATAATGAAGAATTAAAGAATACAATAATTAATTTTATTGAAATGAGAAAAGCAGTTAAAGCAGCACCTACAAATAAGGCTTTAACTCTTATATTAAATAAATTAAATAAATTAGCTAATAATGATAATGACAAAATAGCAATAGTAGAACAAAGCATAATGAACAGCTGGAAAGGTATCTTTGAAATTAAGGAGGGCAAGTATGGAAGCTCTAAGCAGAATAATGAATCGAGTTCAACAGAAGACTACGACTTCTCAAAGTATACCGGATAA